The following proteins are encoded in a genomic region of Streptomyces sp. SLBN-31:
- a CDS encoding helix-turn-helix domain-containing protein codes for MIGALFHSEDVPVQDRFDCWRELVGRTRSSEVISRHVDDFHAEHRLMELGSVTVWSSSFLPARFRRNARMVRQSDPELLHLSLLLHGELALVHSGQTHTFKAGDIHVVSSSQPYDLQSADAGHRHAVQGIGVDIPTSLLPLPQHRMNLVLGRSLPAHNGLGALTTQFLTSMQAQADLLQPADAPRLGTVVVDLVSAWLAHVLEAEAALPPETRQRTLARRIQTFIQHNLHDPDLTPPVIAAAHHISLSYLHKIAREHMGDEPVATSIRRRRLEAARRDLADPTQRTTPIHVIAARWGIVRASDFTRSFRAAYGLSPKDYRHRALSHYP; via the coding sequence ATGATCGGGGCCCTGTTCCACAGCGAGGATGTCCCGGTGCAGGACCGGTTCGACTGCTGGCGTGAACTGGTCGGCCGGACCCGTTCCAGTGAGGTGATCAGCCGCCATGTGGACGACTTCCACGCGGAGCACCGGCTGATGGAACTCGGTTCGGTGACCGTCTGGTCGTCGTCCTTCCTGCCTGCCCGGTTCCGGCGCAACGCACGGATGGTGCGGCAATCCGACCCAGAACTGCTGCACCTGTCCCTGTTGCTGCACGGAGAGCTGGCACTTGTCCATTCCGGCCAGACCCATACCTTCAAGGCCGGCGACATCCACGTGGTCAGCAGCTCGCAGCCCTACGACCTCCAGTCCGCGGACGCCGGCCACCGCCACGCGGTCCAAGGCATCGGCGTGGACATCCCGACAAGCCTGCTGCCCCTGCCGCAACACCGGATGAACCTGGTGCTGGGCCGCAGCCTGCCCGCACACAATGGACTAGGCGCCCTGACGACGCAGTTCCTCACCAGCATGCAGGCACAGGCCGACCTTCTGCAGCCGGCCGACGCGCCACGACTGGGCACCGTCGTGGTCGACCTGGTATCCGCCTGGCTGGCCCATGTCCTGGAAGCTGAAGCCGCCCTGCCACCGGAGACCCGCCAGCGGACTCTGGCGCGCCGCATCCAGACCTTCATCCAGCACAACCTGCACGACCCCGACCTGACACCACCAGTGATCGCCGCCGCGCACCACATCTCCCTCAGCTACCTCCACAAAATCGCCCGCGAGCACATGGGGGACGAACCGGTAGCGACCTCGATACGCCGCCGACGCCTGGAGGCAGCCCGCCGCGACCTGGCCGACCCCACACAACGGACCACGCCCATCCACGTGATCGCCGCCCGCTGGGGAATCGTCCGAGCCTCGGACTTCACACGCAGCTTCCGCGCCGCGTACGGCCTCTCACCCAAGGACTACCGGCATCGCGCCTTGTCGCACTACCCGTAG
- a CDS encoding dihydrofolate reductase family protein: MNAISDSSRRLVQTALVSLNGVIGEPLRWAGPYFGPGSAEHSLKVLQRSEAMLMGRRTYELFSRQWPAASGPYAEHINAMRKYVFSSTLQEAEWTNTSVIADDPAKAVAELKRAPGRDLIVYGHGQFGQTLCDAGLVDELTLTVVPVFVDGTTYYRPGAQSRTWELVSAGPGHDPGLVSLTYRPADIEGAANGS; encoded by the coding sequence ATGAACGCCATTTCCGACAGCTCCCGGCGGCTCGTGCAGACCGCCCTCGTGTCCCTGAACGGTGTGATCGGTGAGCCGCTGCGCTGGGCCGGGCCCTACTTCGGGCCCGGCAGCGCGGAGCACTCCCTGAAGGTCCTGCAGCGCAGCGAGGCGATGCTGATGGGCCGGCGGACCTACGAGCTCTTCTCCCGCCAGTGGCCCGCCGCGTCCGGCCCGTACGCCGAGCACATCAACGCGATGAGGAAGTACGTGTTCTCGTCCACACTCCAGGAGGCGGAGTGGACCAACACGAGCGTGATCGCCGACGATCCCGCGAAAGCCGTGGCCGAACTCAAACGGGCCCCAGGACGGGACCTGATCGTCTACGGGCACGGGCAGTTCGGCCAGACCCTGTGCGACGCCGGCCTCGTCGACGAGCTGACGCTGACCGTCGTCCCCGTCTTCGTGGACGGCACCACCTACTACCGGCCCGGCGCCCAGTCCCGCACCTGGGAGCTGGTGAGCGCCGGCCCGGGCCACGACCCCGGCCTCGTGTCCCTGACGTACCGCCCGGCGGACATCGAGGGCGCCGCAAACGGATCATGA
- a CDS encoding MFS transporter has translation MTTSAAPGRPPALRWVLALTAVAGLIVALDQLVVATALNTIRQDLGASMAELEWTVNAFGLGFAALLIPAAEFGDRIGRKRAYLSGLLLFAAASAACALAPTTGVLIAARAVQGAAAALLSPAALALLTEATPPRQRGAVMGVYAAVMGLAVVGGPLVGGAVAEGLAWQWIFWINVPVIAVVVPIARSVLTEHTGRPAAPDVLGIVLAAGSMFALVWALVRSGSAGWDSAEVLGTLVAGLVTLAAFAVRQATAEHPMLPTRLLRQSAFAAGNLSTLLLTASLFGTVFFLAQYLQVALGHSPLGAGLRFLPWTATLFFVAPVAGRLQDRIGPRTLICAGLFLQGAGMLWIGVNAHQHQGYGASVAALVLSGVGTSMAMPAQQTAVMTAVPPALMGKAAGMFNTVRQLGGALGIAVMAAVFGSVGGEDSPLAFADGFSGAMIVGAALAFTGAACGLLAPGRPRPAAPLGDGADRPVQEELGAH, from the coding sequence ATGACCACATCCGCCGCCCCCGGCAGGCCACCGGCGCTGCGCTGGGTCCTGGCCCTGACCGCTGTGGCCGGGCTCATCGTCGCCCTGGACCAGCTGGTCGTCGCCACCGCGCTGAACACCATCCGGCAGGACCTGGGCGCATCCATGGCCGAACTGGAGTGGACCGTCAACGCGTTCGGGCTCGGGTTCGCCGCCCTGCTCATCCCGGCGGCCGAGTTCGGCGACCGGATCGGCCGCAAGCGGGCCTACCTGTCGGGCCTGCTGCTGTTCGCCGCCGCCTCAGCGGCCTGCGCCCTCGCCCCCACGACGGGCGTCCTGATCGCGGCCCGCGCCGTCCAGGGTGCCGCGGCCGCCCTGCTGTCGCCGGCCGCGCTGGCGCTGCTCACCGAGGCCACCCCGCCCCGCCAACGCGGAGCCGTCATGGGTGTCTACGCGGCCGTGATGGGCCTCGCCGTCGTCGGCGGCCCGCTGGTCGGCGGCGCCGTGGCCGAGGGGCTCGCCTGGCAGTGGATCTTCTGGATCAACGTCCCGGTCATCGCGGTCGTGGTCCCCATCGCCCGCTCGGTGCTCACGGAGCACACCGGTCGGCCCGCCGCTCCCGACGTCCTCGGCATCGTGCTCGCGGCCGGCTCGATGTTCGCCCTGGTGTGGGCACTGGTGCGGTCCGGGTCCGCGGGCTGGGACAGCGCGGAGGTGTTGGGCACCCTGGTGGCCGGCCTGGTCACCCTGGCGGCCTTCGCCGTACGCCAGGCGACAGCCGAGCACCCCATGCTGCCCACCCGTCTGCTGCGGCAGTCGGCCTTCGCCGCGGGCAACCTCTCGACGCTGCTGCTGACCGCCTCCCTGTTCGGCACCGTCTTCTTCCTGGCGCAGTACCTCCAGGTCGCCCTCGGCCATTCGCCGCTGGGCGCGGGGCTGAGGTTCCTGCCGTGGACCGCGACGCTGTTCTTCGTCGCCCCGGTCGCGGGCCGGCTGCAGGACCGGATCGGTCCGCGCACCCTGATCTGCGCGGGGCTGTTCCTCCAGGGCGCGGGGATGCTGTGGATCGGCGTCAACGCCCACCAGCACCAGGGGTACGGCGCCTCCGTGGCCGCGCTCGTTCTGTCCGGGGTGGGTACCTCGATGGCCATGCCGGCCCAGCAGACGGCCGTCATGACCGCCGTACCCCCGGCCCTGATGGGCAAGGCCGCTGGCATGTTCAACACCGTGCGCCAGCTCGGCGGAGCCCTTGGCATCGCCGTCATGGCGGCGGTCTTCGGCTCGGTGGGCGGCGAGGACTCCCCGCTCGCCTTCGCGGACGGCTTCTCCGGGGCCATGATCGTCGGCGCCGCCCTGGCCTTCACCGGCGCCGCGTGCGGGCTGCTCGCACCCGGCCGTCCTCGCCCGGCCGCACCGCTCGGCGACGGCGCCGACCGGCCCGTACAGGAGGAACTCGGTGCCCACTGA
- a CDS encoding RNA polymerase subunit sigma-70, whose protein sequence is MPTDDFTALAASYRHELLAHCYRMLGSVHDAEDLVQETLLRGWRGYDRFDGRSSLRTWLYRIATNACLSELAGTHRRVLPSGLGTAAEDGGADLVHADEVAWLTPLPTPGRTAHAQDPSEVTVLRASTRLALVAAFQRLPARQRAALLLVDVVGFRIAEAAEFLGTSVNACRSLLQRARAALAADPPAEDDIRPDPEVDEEVLRRYLEAFEAADTRRLAELLRSGVTYEMPPIATWFRGREAVCDHWTRRVFSKPRRAVPLWANGCPAMAVYMEDAGGDMRAHAIEVLETQGGQVSRVVVFLHPELFPHFGVPDVLRGASV, encoded by the coding sequence GTGCCCACTGACGACTTCACCGCCCTCGCCGCCTCCTACCGGCACGAGCTGCTCGCCCACTGCTACCGGATGCTCGGCTCGGTGCACGACGCCGAGGACCTGGTCCAGGAGACACTGCTGCGCGGCTGGCGCGGGTACGACCGTTTCGACGGCCGCTCCTCCCTGCGCACCTGGCTGTACCGGATCGCCACCAACGCCTGTCTGTCGGAGCTGGCCGGCACCCACCGCAGGGTGCTGCCCTCGGGTCTGGGCACGGCCGCGGAGGACGGGGGCGCGGACCTAGTGCACGCCGACGAGGTCGCGTGGCTCACCCCGCTGCCGACTCCCGGGCGCACGGCACACGCGCAGGACCCCTCGGAGGTCACGGTCCTGCGCGCCAGCACCCGGCTCGCGCTGGTGGCCGCCTTCCAACGGCTGCCCGCCCGGCAGCGTGCCGCACTGCTGCTCGTCGACGTGGTCGGCTTCCGGATCGCCGAGGCCGCCGAGTTCCTCGGCACCTCCGTCAACGCCTGCCGCAGCCTGCTGCAACGCGCACGTGCCGCACTGGCCGCCGACCCGCCCGCCGAGGACGACATCCGCCCCGACCCCGAGGTGGACGAGGAGGTGCTGCGCCGCTACCTGGAGGCGTTCGAGGCCGCCGACACCCGGCGGCTGGCCGAACTGCTGCGCAGCGGCGTCACGTACGAGATGCCGCCGATCGCCACCTGGTTCCGCGGGCGGGAAGCCGTGTGCGACCACTGGACGCGCCGCGTCTTCAGCAAGCCGCGACGTGCCGTGCCCCTGTGGGCCAACGGCTGTCCGGCGATGGCCGTGTACATGGAGGACGCGGGCGGCGACATGCGGGCGCACGCCATCGAGGTACTGGAGACGCAGGGCGGTCAGGTCTCGAGGGTCGTGGTCTTCCTGCACCCCGAGTTGTTCCCGCACTTCGGCGTCCCGGACGTGCTGAGGGGAGCGAGCGTGTGA
- a CDS encoding maleylpyruvate isomerase N-terminal domain-containing protein: MDLLHQASGAALDTLHRAALADPATPTPCTRWNLATLVRHLTDSTAATRELLTGLPPGPPPQPGCGPARHELHHLRLAVRDLPRDRAGVRWAALLASYELALHAWDINQATGCRTRLPPTLVDALLGSAPLVLDGVDRTDLFASPLPPPRPDHPTARLLALFGRHAEPAP, translated from the coding sequence TTGGATCTGCTCCACCAGGCAAGCGGCGCCGCACTGGACACCCTGCACCGGGCCGCCCTCGCCGACCCGGCCACACCCACCCCCTGCACCCGCTGGAACCTCGCCACCCTGGTGCGGCACCTCACCGACTCCACCGCCGCGACTCGTGAACTCCTCACCGGCCTGCCTCCCGGACCTCCGCCGCAGCCCGGCTGCGGGCCGGCCCGACACGAGCTGCACCACCTGCGGCTCGCCGTGCGGGACCTTCCCCGGGACCGCGCCGGCGTCCGCTGGGCTGCACTGTTGGCAAGTTACGAACTCGCCCTGCACGCCTGGGACATCAACCAGGCCACCGGGTGCCGCACCCGCCTCCCGCCGACCCTGGTCGACGCGCTGCTCGGCTCCGCACCCCTGGTCCTCGACGGCGTGGACCGCACCGACCTGTTCGCCTCTCCCTTGCCGCCGCCCCGTCCCGACCACCCCACCGCCCGACTGCTGGCCCTCTTCGGCCGACACGCCGAGCCCGCCCCCTGA